The DNA sequence TCAGCTCCTCTTTGTCCACGGTGCCGAAGTAGACGAGGTTGTCGGCGGAGGTGGTCTTCGTCATATCCACCGCGCCGCCTTCCAGTATGTAGGTCCCCGTCGCGATGCCCGAGAAGCTCGCCGAGAGCGCCAGGTAGTCCCGGATGGGCTCGGCCGTCAGTATGGTCCCCGCCTCGAAGCCGAGGTACGGCACCGGCGAGGCCGTGAACCCGACGCCGGACTGGTAGTAGAGCGTCGAGCCGTCCGCCATCAGGATGCGGACGAACGGGTAGCACGGCACGGTCAGCGGCCACACGTCCGCCGTGACGGAGATCGAGTCGGCCGTCCCGTACTCCGCCTTGTCAGCCGTCAGGTCGATCGGCGGCGTCGCGGTCGGCTCCGGCGGCACGGGCGTGGCCGTGCGCGTCGGCGTGCTCGTCGGGGTGGGCGTGATGGTGGGCGTCGGTTCCTCCCTCAGGCAGTAGACCCTGTTGTCGTTGGAGCCGATGTAGATCATTCCGTCGCTCCCGATGGCGGGGGAGGAGTCGATGTCGTAGCCCGTGGCGAAGGTCCAGAGGAGCGTCCCGGATGAAAGGAACGAGTACACCTTGCCGTCCCAAGCCGCCGTGCACACCGTATCGTCGCTTCCCAGCGCGGCGGAGGAGCTTATCCCCTCGCCGATGTCGTAGCTCCACGAGAGCGCGCCGGACGGCGCGAGGGCGTAAAACCTGTTGTCATATGAACCGACGTAGATCATTCCGTCGCCGCCTATGGCCGGGGACGCATACACCTGCGCCTGCGCCCGGTACGACCACAGGAAGACCCCCGAGGGATCGAAGGCGCGGAGATGGCCGAAGGTATCTCCGTCGCCGTTGTCACCCACGTAGACATTCCCGTCCGTCCCGATCGCGGGCGAGGAGAAGTGCGCCGAGTTGGTCGCATAGTGAGACCAGGAGAGGCCGCCTGACGCGGTGAATGCGTACAGGCGCGAGTTGTGGTTGCCGATGAACACCCTCCCGTCCGTCCCGATGGCGGGGGAGCAGTAGAACCAATACCCCGTGAGGTAGCTCCAGGCGAGTGCGCCGTTCGATTCGACGGCGTATGCCCTGTAGTCCTGCGAACCGAAGAAGACCTTGCCGTCCGTTCCGATCGCGGGCGAGGATTCGACGTCGTCGCCGGTGCGATAGCTCCAGGCGAGGGAGCCGGAGGAGTCGACGGCGTAGAGGCGGTTGTCGTCGGAGCCGACGTGGACCCGTCCATCGTGACCTATCGCGGGCGAGGATGTGACGTCGTAACCCGTAAGGTAGCTCCAGCGGAGCGTCCCCGCGGAGTCGAACGCGTAGAGATGACTGTCGACCGCCGCATCATCGGCGTCGCCGGAACCGACGTAGATGGATCCGTCCGTCCCTATCGCGGGCGAGGAGAAGATCCAGCTTGCGGTCTGATAGCTCCATAGAAGCGCCACGGAGGAAGGGAACGCGTACGCGCTCCTCCCGGTATGGAGGAGGTTCCCCCTGAACATCGGCCACGCGGAGTTTGCGAGCTCAGCGGGGAGGGGGGACGACACGGCGAGCGGGACGAGCGCGATGAACGGCACAAAGCGTTTCATGCGAATGGCTCCTTTCCAGGCGTGGGCGATTCGCGGACCCGCGTCCATCCTCGGCGCCGACGGCGCCGTCCAGCCCCGTCGTCCCCCATCGGCGGGGGAGGGAACGCGGGTGAGCGACCGCCTGCGCCTCCTCCGGAGCAGAGCCTTAAGGCTCCGCACATTTTTCCCTCCTGCGGCGCAAAGCCGCGGGGAGGGCTGTTCACTCCCGCGCGACGGGACGGGCGGTTGCGGACTTCCTCGCCTCACCCGTCTGTTTACACGGGACAAAGGCCGGAATCCGAAGCCTCCGCTCCAATGCACACCGTGGGGGGACTCTCATCGAACCTTCAGCGCCTCCCTGTCCACGGTGCCGAAGTAGACGAGGTTGGAGGCGGAGGTGGTCTGTGTCATATCCACCGCGCCGCCTTCCAGTATGTAGGTCCCCGTCGCGATGCCCGAGAAGCTCGCCGAGAGCGCCAGGTAGTCCCGGATGGGCTCGGCCGTCAGTATGGTCCCCGCCTCGAAGCCCAGGTACGGAACGGGTGAGGCCGTGAACCCGACGCCGGACTGGTAGTAGAGCGTCGAGCCGTCGGCCATGACGATCCGCACGAACGGGTAGCACGGCACGGAGAGCGGCCACACGTCCGCCGTGACGGAGATGGCGCCCGTCGTCCCGTACTCCGTCTTGTCCGCCGTCAGGTCGATCGGCGGCGTCGCGGTCGGCTCCGGCGGCACGGGCGTGGCCGTGCGCGTCGGTGTGCTCGTCGGCGTGGGCGTCGGGCCGAGGCAGTAGACCCTGTTGTCGTTCGACCCGAAGTAAATCCTTCCGTCCGATCCCAGTGAGGGGGACGCATACACGTGTCCCGCCGTCTCGTAGCTCCAGGCGAGCTTGCCATTCGACTTGATGGCGTAGAGCCGGTTGTCCTGCGAGCCGACGTAAACCCTGCCCCCGCTTCCCAAGGCAGGCGAGGATATATCTATGGCCGCGCCGGTTCGATAACTCCAGTCGAGCGTCCCCTTGGGGTTGAGCGAGTAGAGGCGGTGGTCATTCGAGCCGAAGTAGCACCCCGCCCCGCTCAAGATGGCTGGCGAGGACCAGATGGCTCCTTCGGTCCGATAACTCCAGGTGAGCTTGCCGGTGGACCTGAGCGCGTAGAGGCAATTGTTCTCCGATCCGATGTAAACCCTGCCGTTGGTCGCGATCGCGGGCGAGGAATACACAGCACTGCCTGTCGCATAGGACCAGGAGGTGAGCCCGTCGGCAGGATCGCACGCGGTGATGATGCCTGCGTCCGTCCCCAGGCAGATCGGGCCATCGGGTATAATAGCGGGGGAACTGTACAGGTCGTGTGTCTTGCCTCTGCCCCACATCCTTTCTCCCGCGGGCGTGAACGCCCGGAGCCAATTGTCCTTTGAGCCAACGTAGATGGTCCCGTCGCTGCCGATCACCGGGGAGGATGCAATAATGTCATCGGCGAGGAAACTCCAGGAGAGCATGCCGTCGGACTTGAAGGCGTAGAAACGGTGGTCGCCGGATCCCGTGTAGACGGTCCCGTCGCTCCCGACCGCAAGGGAGGATTCGATCTCCCCCCCCGTCACGTAGCTCCAGGAAAGCGCACCCGCCGGGGTGAATGCGTAGAAACAGTTGTCCATGGAGCCCACGTAGACCTCCCCCCCGCTCCCGAACGCGACGGAGGACCATACGCTATCAGCGGTCGTGTAACTCCAGGAGAGAGTCGGGACGTTGGGGCCGCCGAACGTGCTCAAGCCCGTGTGCCGCGCGTCGTGCCGGAACATCGGCCACGCAGACGAGGCGGGCTGGGCGGAAACCGGGAATGCGAGGGAGAGAATGAGGAGGAGGGGAAGGAGCACTGCGATGACGGTTTTCACCACGGCACCTCCTGTCTAAGACGGCCATGCGCCTCGACCGCCATTGTGCGATCGCCGCTACACCCGTTCACCATACATACCTCACTCGATGTAATGCCGCAGTCTCGCTTCGCAGGGCACAGGTAAGTGCGCCCTGCGATAGTATCGGGGTTTGCCTGCCCGCCATGCCCATTCGGCAAGGCCTATGGCAGGCGGGGGATTTATCTTACGGTCAGCTCCTCCCTGTCCACCGTGCCCCAGTAGACGAGGTTCGAACGCGAGGGGCACGGGTCTCACGGTGCGATCACCCGGCGGCACACGTAATCATTCGCGAAGGCACCATGGAAATGCTATACCCGAAATACCCGCCGGTCAATCACCCGCGGGGGGGGATTTTTGAGGGGGTGCCGGGGGAAGCCGGGAGGCGTGACAGGCGGCGGACGGAGCGTACATCGCGCGAACTGTAACGCTTTTCCGGTCGGCGTAGCCGGGGACGGCGCTCTCGACGCCCGTCGGGCGAACGTCCGCGGAAACAGTTGCAGACGGCGTCTCGGCTACTCCGCACGAGACTCGCCGAGGGAATAGACCCGTATCGCCGCCTCGCCTTCGACCGGGCAGATGTGCTCGCAGCGGCCGCAGCCGATGCACTTGAACGTGTCCACGGCGGGACGGCCCACCGCGCCCCCGGCCGCATTCAGGCCGAGGCCCGGGCCGACGTCCTCGGTGATGGCTTTCGGGGAGACGGGGCAGACCTCCTCGCAGGCGAGGCACGGCATCCCCTGCGACCACGGGATGCATCTCGTCCGATCCACCACCGCGGTGCCCAGTTTCACCGGCCGCACCTGTCCGGACCCTTTCTTCTCCTCGGGCGTCAGCCGCCTCAGCGCGCCCGAGGGGCAGACCTGTCCGCAGAGCGTGCACGAGTAGACGCAGTAGCCGATGCGCGGGATGACGCGGGGCGTCCAGATCCCCTCGACTCCCGCCTCGAGGATCGTCGAGTGGATCGCGTTCTTTGGGCAGATGCGCGTGCATGCGCCGCACCGCAGGCAGGCGGCGAGGAATCGCGGCTCGGGCAGCGCCCCCGGCGGGCGGATGAGGCGGGCGCGGTTCGTGCGCCCGCGGGAGAGGCGGAGGAGGGGGATCGAGAGGAGGCCGCCCCCGATGCCCGCGATGAGCGCCCGGCGCGCGAGGTCGGGCCCGCGCGCGTCCGCGTCCTCGCGGAAGCCGAAGCCGAGCGCGTCCTCCGGGCAGGCGGCCTCGCAGTTGAGGCAGAGGAGGCACTCGGGCCCCCGCCACGCCGCCGCTCCTTCCGGCGACGCCCCCCCCTGGCAGAGGAGCGCGCACCGGCCGCACGTGGTGCAGCGCGGGTGTCTTTTGAAGAGGCGCACGGGCGAGCATTTCGAGAGGAGGCCGAGGAGGGCGCCGAGCGGGCAGAGAAACCGGCACCAGGCCCTCGGCCATACGAGGTTCGCGGCGAGGACGGCGGCGAGGAGCAGGCCGGTGAACAAGGCGGTCCGGTGGAAGACGATCTCGCCGACCAGTTCCCGGCGCTCGAGGAATGCGAACGCGGCCTCCGCCGAATCCGCGAGGTGCGGGAGGCCGGAGTCCGCGGTGGCGGAGAGGAGGCGCGCGGCGAGGAGGTGGACGGCCGGGAAGACGGAGAAGACGAGCCCCCGGGCGAGGATGCAGAGCGGGTCCAGCGCGGCGGGCTGGAGCGACGCGAACGCCCCCGCAACGAGCAGGGCGGCGAGGAGGCCGTACTTCATCGCCTGCGCGGGAAGGTGCGAGGCGCGGGCGAGGCGGCCTTTGCGCTGCGTCCGGGGGGCGAGACGCCCGCAGGCCTGGTTGAGCGCGCCGAGCGGGCAGACCCAGCCGCAGAAGAACCTCCCCAAAAGGAGCGTCGCCGCGGCGGTGACGAGCGCCCAGAGGAAGGCGGGGCGGATCGCGCGCGTGGAAACGAGGAGGCCGAGGGCCGCGAACGGGTCGAAATCGAGGAACCTCCCCGCGGCGGAAGGCGCCGCGACGTCCGGGGCGCCGAGATCCATCGCGTCGGACGCGTAGCGGGCGCGGAAGACGAGGGCGAGGAAGAGCAGGAGGAACGCGGCCTGCGAGAGCCGCCGCAGGCGGCGGAGGACGACGGTGCGGGAGCGTTTCATCGCAGGGGATTGACGGGTCGCTTCGCCGCGCCTCCGTGGGCGATCCGGGATTGCCGCATCATTGACGGACCCCCGCACGGCGGCGCGGGACTCATACGCGGGCCGTCTTGAGGGCCGCGTACTCCGTGGTGCCGAGGCCGCGCTTCTGCCCGAGGCCGAGGTAGCCGACGTCCGCGGCCTTCAGGCCGAGGAGCGAGGCGGCCCACGCGTCGAGGGCGACCTGGTCGGTCCCCGCGGCGACGATCCCGGGGTGGGTCAGGTCCTCCGCCCGCCCCCCGCTCGGGCCGTTGCGCAGCATCACCCGCGTGGCGTCGAGGACGACGAGCGTCGGTTGCGCGAAGGCGGCGAGGTCGGCGATGGTCTCGTGGATCTTCCGGTGCAGTTTCCCGCGCCGCCCCCCGACGATCCCGTAGAGGTTCTTCATCGCGGCGGTGAGCTTGCTGAGCCCGTGCTGCTTGACGACGGGGACGTTGATGAACTTGTCCGCCTCGAGGAGGGGGACCATCACCGGCCAGGTTCCGACGTCCCCGCCGACGGCGGTGTCGCGGAATGCGCGCGGGCCCTGGACGACCACCTTCGCCCCGGCCTTCTCCGCCGCGGGCCCGATCCCGCTCACCGCGAGGCAGCGCCGCGGCTCCTCGATGATATGGTCGAAGACCACGACCTCGCGCGCCCCCGCCTTCAGCGCCAGCTCCACAAGCGCCGCGACGATCTCCGGGTGCGTGTCGGCGCCGAGCTCGGGGGTGCTGTCCCAGGAGATGTTGGGCTTCAGGGCCACCCGGTCGCCCTTGGCGACGAAGCGCCCCATCCCGCCGATCGCCTCGACGGCGGCCCGCGCCTGCGCCCCCGGCGAGGAGCCCTTGGCGAGGGCGATCGCGGGAAGGGAGGGGGCGGGGGGGACGGAGAAGGAGAGGCGGCCCGGCGCCGCCTCCGACGCCGCCCGGAGCCATTTCGAGGAGGGGAGGAGCGCGAACCCCGCCGCGAGGCGGGCGCTCCACGAGAGGAACTGGCGCCTGTTCATCGTTTCACCCGCGGGCGGATGCGCGCGAAAGGCCCGGCGCGGCCGGCGCCTCGCCTCTCGCGCGGGGATCAGTCTCGCGCCTTCTCCGCGGCCGCCCTCTCCGCGGGGCCGGGCGCGGGATCCTTCGCGTGCTCGCGCTCGAGTTCCGCGCAGATCCGCTCCTTGAGCTCCATGCACTCCGCGCTCGTCTTGGCGAGGGAGGGATCGTTCCACATCGCCTCGAACTCGGCCAGGAAGTCCGTGACCAGCTTCCGGTCGGCCTCGCCGCGGACGATCAGCAGATTCTCGAGGTTCTTCGTCTCCGCGTAGTTGGACCAGTTGTAGGAGCCGGTGACGAGCGTCTCCCCGTTGATGATGGCGGCCTTGTGGTGGAGGAGGCTCGACTTGGGGTGGAAATGGTCGTAGTCGGCCTTGCCGCGCGCCGGCTCCCACGAGAACGAGGGGAACCATTTGTACTTCAACTCGATGTTCGGGAGCGGCTTCTGCCGGTACTCGCTCATGACCTGCTTGAACTCGCTCTCGACCGACGCGTTCCGCTCCTCCGGGTCCTTGATGAACGCCCTCCGGCGCTCGGCGACCGCGCGGTAGGCCTCGACCTTCCCCGAGGCGATCGCCTCGATGTCGGGCACCACGGATGTCGGTTCGCGGAAGAGCTGGCTCAGATTGGCGATGATGCGGATGCGGACGGAGGGGTAGTCCCGCGCGATGCGGAGCAAACTGTCGGCGAGGGTGGGCGAGGTGAAGGAGAAGGTCATTATGTCGATCGCCGCCGGCGCCCCTTTCTGCGCGCGCACGACCGCCTCGGAGAACGTCTCCTTGACGTACCTCTCGAGGCGCTCCACGCTGTTGAAACGCGACTCGATGCCCCCCGCCGCGCGGGCGGCGGGGGCCGGGGGCGCGGCCGCGGCCCGCTCCGGGGGCGCGTCGGCCCCGTCGTGCGGGTTGTGGACCCACTTCCCCATCGCCCAGAGGCGCTCGAACTCCGCCTGGTACTCCGCCGCGGCGCGGGGGTTGTTGAGGAAGAAGAAGCGGTCCTCGGCGTACTTGACGTTGGAGCCGATCTCGATATTGGCGCTGCCGGTGAAGACGTGCGCGCCGTCGACGACGCCGAACTTCTCGTGCATCGTCTTGAACGGGAGGCCGGTCGCCTTCTCGGCGAGGACCGGATCGATGACCTTGGCCTCGATCGGCAACCGGTCGGCCCTGATCTTCTCGATCACTTCGTTGATGACGGGGACGCCGTCCTTGTCCTTGATCGACTCGTCGAGGAAGAGGCGGACCTTCACCCCGCGTTCGATCGCCCTGACGATCGCGGCGTGCTCGCCGGTGTAGACCCCGTACAGGTAGCAGGCGATGTCGATCTTCTCCCCGGCGCGGTTGATCAGGTCCATCAGCGGGAAGCTCAGATCGCCGGGGCGCGTCGAGAAATTCTTTCCGTCGCGGTCGAGTATGCGCACCTTCTTATTGTAGTTGACCGGCGAGTAGCCGCAGAACGGCGACATGAAGACGAAGTTGCCGGTCTCGGGCGGCGGCGGGGGAGGGACCTTCACGACCTCCGCGGCCGGCGGCGTCGCGAGGCCGGCGGCGGATGACAGGAGCAGAACGGCGAACGTCAGGACGGGTATGCGCATGGTGCAGGCCTCGGGTGGATAACGTAAAAAGAATACCCTCCGCGTCACGCAGGGTCAAGGCCCAAACGGCGCGTGCGCCCCTCACCTTCCCCGCCGCGCGGCGGCCTTCTCGTGCTCCGTGGCGAGGATGATGCGGCTGATCCCCGCCTGGAGGGCGGTGTCGATGACCTGGACGATCGCGTCGTAGCGGACGTCCCGGTCTCCGTTGATGACGATGGAGGAGTCGCCCGCCGAGGCGGAGACCTCGGCGAGGCGCGCGCCGAGCGCGGCGCCGTCGTCGGGGAACCGGTAGCGCCGCTCCTCGAACGCCACCTCCCCCGCGGCGTTGACGGTGACGGTCACCGTGCGCGGGGGTTTCTGCGCGGTGACGGTCTTGGGGAGGCGGACCTGGATGCTCGACTGGTAGATGACCGGCGCGGCGACCATGAAGATGAGCAGGACCCCGAGGGCCACGTCCGTGAGCGGCGTGATGTTGATATCCGCGATCAGCTTCGCCCCCCGCGCGCGCCGCCTCATCGTTCCTCCGCCTCCATCGCCTCCCGGACCTCGGAGGCGCAGAGCTCCATGTCGGAGACGAACAGGTCGATCCTCCGGACGAAGTAGTTGTACGCCACCACCGCCGGCACCGCCACCACCAGCCCCGCCGCGGTGGTCAGCAGCGCCTGGGCGACCCCGGCGGTCACCGCGTTCATCGCCTCGCCGGAGCCCTGGGAGACGTCCCCGAACGCCTGTATGATGCCGAGCACCGTCCCGAGGAGCCCGAGGTACACCGCCACGCTCCCGATGGTGCCGACGATGCTGATGCGGCGTTCGAGCAGCATCGTCTGGAGCTCGATCTCGCGCTCCATCGCGACGGCGGCGCCCGCGCCGGGGCGCGAGAGCCCGGCGGCGGCCACCCGCGCGAACGGGGCGGAGACCTTGGCGCAGACGGCGAGGGCCTCGTCGCGGCCACCCTTCCGCAGCGCCTTGACGAGGGCGGCGACGAACGTCCTCCGCGTGACCGGGGAGTTGATCCAGTAGCAGATGGAGCGCTCCACGATCACCGCCAACGACAGGACGGAACAGCCGAGCAGCAGGTACATCGTCGGCCCGCCCGCCCGCACCAGCCCGAGTAGTCCGTGTCCCTGAAACATACGCCGCGCCTCCCTTTCTCGGTCAGAAGTCGATGACGGTGATCTCCGGCCTGCAGAAGATCCGGACCGGCGCGTAGAAGGTCCCGATGCCCGGGTTGACGTAGAGGGGGCCCGCCGGGGTCCGGAAGAGGCCCTTGTCGTAGCGCCCCGTGCCCCACGGGAGAAACGGGGCCCCCCAGAACGGGATGCGGAGCTGTCCGCCGTGCGTGTGCCCGGCGAGGATGAGGGAGAAGCGGTGCCCCTTCGCCAGGTCGGCGAAGGCCGGGTAGTGCGTGAGGAGGAGCCGCTTTTCGCGCCCGG is a window from the Chlamydiota bacterium genome containing:
- a CDS encoding biopolymer transporter ExbD; translated protein: MRRRARGAKLIADINITPLTDVALGVLLIFMVAAPVIYQSSIQVRLPKTVTAQKPPRTVTVTVNAAGEVAFEERRYRFPDDGAALGARLAEVSASAGDSSIVINGDRDVRYDAIVQVIDTALQAGISRIILATEHEKAAARRGR
- a CDS encoding PQQ-like beta-propeller repeat protein, with translation MKTVIAVLLPLLLILSLAFPVSAQPASSAWPMFRHDARHTGLSTFGGPNVPTLSWSYTTADSVWSSVAFGSGGEVYVGSMDNCFYAFTPAGALSWSYVTGGEIESSLAVGSDGTVYTGSGDHRFYAFKSDGMLSWSFLADDIIASSPVIGSDGTIYVGSKDNWLRAFTPAGERMWGRGKTHDLYSSPAIIPDGPICLGTDAGIITACDPADGLTSWSYATGSAVYSSPAIATNGRVYIGSENNCLYALRSTGKLTWSYRTEGAIWSSPAILSGAGCYFGSNDHRLYSLNPKGTLDWSYRTGAAIDISSPALGSGGRVYVGSQDNRLYAIKSNGKLAWSYETAGHVYASPSLGSDGRIYFGSNDNRVYCLGPTPTPTSTPTRTATPVPPEPTATPPIDLTADKTEYGTTGAISVTADVWPLSVPCYPFVRIVMADGSTLYYQSGVGFTASPVPYLGFEAGTILTAEPIRDYLALSASFSGIATGTYILEGGAVDMTQTTSASNLVYFGTVDREALKVR
- a CDS encoding 4Fe-4S binding protein, with protein sequence MKRSRTVVLRRLRRLSQAAFLLLFLALVFRARYASDAMDLGAPDVAAPSAAGRFLDFDPFAALGLLVSTRAIRPAFLWALVTAAATLLLGRFFCGWVCPLGALNQACGRLAPRTQRKGRLARASHLPAQAMKYGLLAALLVAGAFASLQPAALDPLCILARGLVFSVFPAVHLLAARLLSATADSGLPHLADSAEAAFAFLERRELVGEIVFHRTALFTGLLLAAVLAANLVWPRAWCRFLCPLGALLGLLSKCSPVRLFKRHPRCTTCGRCALLCQGGASPEGAAAWRGPECLLCLNCEAACPEDALGFGFREDADARGPDLARRALIAGIGGGLLSIPLLRLSRGRTNRARLIRPPGALPEPRFLAACLRCGACTRICPKNAIHSTILEAGVEGIWTPRVIPRIGYCVYSCTLCGQVCPSGALRRLTPEEKKGSGQVRPVKLGTAVVDRTRCIPWSQGMPCLACEEVCPVSPKAITEDVGPGLGLNAAGGAVGRPAVDTFKCIGCGRCEHICPVEGEAAIRVYSLGESRAE
- a CDS encoding DUF362 domain-containing protein, which translates into the protein MNRRQFLSWSARLAAGFALLPSSKWLRAASEAAPGRLSFSVPPAPSLPAIALAKGSSPGAQARAAVEAIGGMGRFVAKGDRVALKPNISWDSTPELGADTHPEIVAALVELALKAGAREVVVFDHIIEEPRRCLAVSGIGPAAEKAGAKVVVQGPRAFRDTAVGGDVGTWPVMVPLLEADKFINVPVVKQHGLSKLTAAMKNLYGIVGGRRGKLHRKIHETIADLAAFAQPTLVVLDATRVMLRNGPSGGRAEDLTHPGIVAAGTDQVALDAWAASLLGLKAADVGYLGLGQKRGLGTTEYAALKTARV
- a CDS encoding MotA/TolQ/ExbB proton channel family protein encodes the protein MFQGHGLLGLVRAGGPTMYLLLGCSVLSLAVIVERSICYWINSPVTRRTFVAALVKALRKGGRDEALAVCAKVSAPFARVAAAGLSRPGAGAAVAMEREIELQTMLLERRISIVGTIGSVAVYLGLLGTVLGIIQAFGDVSQGSGEAMNAVTAGVAQALLTTAAGLVVAVPAVVAYNYFVRRIDLFVSDMELCASEVREAMEAEER
- a CDS encoding PQQ-like beta-propeller repeat protein — translated: MKRFVPFIALVPLAVSSPLPAELANSAWPMFRGNLLHTGRSAYAFPSSVALLWSYQTASWIFSSPAIGTDGSIYVGSGDADDAAVDSHLYAFDSAGTLRWSYLTGYDVTSSPAIGHDGRVHVGSDDNRLYAVDSSGSLAWSYRTGDDVESSPAIGTDGKVFFGSQDYRAYAVESNGALAWSYLTGYWFYCSPAIGTDGRVFIGNHNSRLYAFTASGGLSWSHYATNSAHFSSPAIGTDGNVYVGDNGDGDTFGHLRAFDPSGVFLWSYRAQAQVYASPAIGGDGMIYVGSYDNRFYALAPSGALSWSYDIGEGISSSAALGSDDTVCTAAWDGKVYSFLSSGTLLWTFATGYDIDSSPAIGSDGMIYIGSNDNRVYCLREEPTPTITPTPTSTPTRTATPVPPEPTATPPIDLTADKAEYGTADSISVTADVWPLTVPCYPFVRILMADGSTLYYQSGVGFTASPVPYLGFEAGTILTAEPIRDYLALSASFSGIATGTYILEGGAVDMTKTTSADNLVYFGTVDKEELKVR